A region from the Spirochaetae bacterium HGW-Spirochaetae-1 genome encodes:
- a CDS encoding aldehyde dehydrogenase family protein, whose product MIAKHTTTTEHKIKDIEMFKIRKLIQDQRLYFESGATRNINFRIEQLKKLRRAIKNRNDEILEALHKDLHKPAFEAYISEMAFIYEELDLAIGKTRSWARSRRAGTPWVLQPASSRIVPEPYGVTLIIAPWNYPFQLAMAPLIPAIAAGNTAIVKPSNQAPATARVMADLIRDTFDKEYIAAVEGGHEAGEFLLDQHFDYIFFTGGTTVGRKVMEAAAKNLTPVTLELGGKSPVIVDRDADLDDTARKIVWGKFFNAGQTCLAPDYLLVHSEVKVRLLENLKKVLHDHYGDKPEKSPDYGRIINRSHFLRLYHLMKSGRTVTGGKTHEGNLYIAPTILDSVTLKDPVMQEEIFGPLLPVMEFKDIDEAVSLVNKMPKPLGLYLFTKNRNTEKKILESVPAGGVSINDVMLHVGNYHLPFGGIGGSGMGSYHGIWGFNSFSHLKGVFKRKMSLDLLFRYPPYRVPLKWLRRIFG is encoded by the coding sequence ATGATAGCAAAGCACACTACAACTACTGAACATAAAATAAAAGACATAGAAATGTTTAAAATCCGGAAACTCATCCAGGACCAGAGACTCTACTTCGAATCGGGGGCCACGAGAAACATCAACTTCAGGATAGAACAGCTCAAAAAACTGCGCCGGGCGATTAAGAACCGCAACGATGAAATCCTGGAGGCCCTGCACAAAGACCTGCATAAACCGGCCTTTGAGGCATATATCAGCGAGATGGCCTTTATCTACGAGGAACTGGACCTGGCCATAGGCAAAACCCGCTCATGGGCCAGGTCCCGGCGCGCCGGGACCCCCTGGGTTCTGCAGCCCGCATCAAGCCGCATCGTACCTGAACCCTACGGTGTGACCCTCATCATTGCCCCGTGGAACTATCCCTTCCAGCTGGCCATGGCGCCTCTCATTCCCGCCATTGCTGCGGGAAATACTGCCATTGTCAAACCGTCGAACCAGGCGCCTGCCACGGCACGGGTCATGGCCGATCTTATCAGGGATACCTTCGACAAGGAATATATAGCCGCAGTCGAGGGCGGCCATGAAGCCGGGGAGTTTCTCCTGGATCAGCACTTCGATTACATCTTCTTTACCGGTGGCACAACGGTGGGACGGAAGGTCATGGAAGCGGCGGCGAAAAATCTCACCCCCGTGACCCTGGAACTGGGCGGTAAAAGCCCCGTCATCGTAGACAGGGACGCCGATCTTGACGACACGGCAAGGAAAATCGTCTGGGGCAAATTCTTTAACGCCGGACAGACATGCCTGGCGCCGGATTACCTTCTGGTCCACAGCGAGGTAAAGGTGCGCCTCCTGGAAAACCTGAAAAAAGTACTCCATGACCATTACGGCGACAAGCCGGAAAAGAGTCCCGACTACGGACGGATAATCAACCGCAGCCATTTTCTGCGCCTTTATCATCTTATGAAATCGGGCCGCACCGTGACAGGAGGAAAAACACATGAAGGGAATCTGTATATCGCCCCAACGATCCTCGATTCCGTCACGCTCAAGGACCCTGTCATGCAGGAGGAGATATTCGGCCCTCTTCTTCCCGTGATGGAATTTAAAGACATCGATGAAGCCGTTTCCCTGGTGAATAAAATGCCGAAGCCCCTGGGCCTGTATCTTTTTACAAAAAACCGGAACACGGAGAAAAAAATTCTGGAGTCCGTACCTGCAGGCGGTGTATCCATCAATGACGTAATGCTCCACGTGGGCAATTACCATCTCCCCTTCGGCGGCATAGGAGGAAGCGGCATGGGTTCCTATCACGGCATATGGGGATTCAACTCCTTCTCGCACCTGAAGGGCGTATTTAAAAGAAAGATGAGCCTTGACCTGCTTTTTCGGTATCCGCCCTACCGGGTACCGCTGAAGTGGTTGAGGAGGATATTCGGATAG
- a CDS encoding cyclic beta 1-2 glucan synthetase encodes MNSRKNRNLTNRIKTLLFNEEFPQKYAGGPPPLRSTLFSAEQMDKHGKIIAGIHILRPETARNQDLLSRLTENESILLEVQTLLSEAVRENRRITPAGEWLLDNFYLIEEHIQTGRKHLPKGYSRELPCLQNGQSAGLPRVYDIAMELISHGDGRVDPNNLTRFIASYQSISALKLGELWAIPIMLRLTLIENLRRVAACIAANMTEQDLAGYWADRMLDIIEKDAKSLILIVAEMAHSNPNMTSAFVAELSRRLQGQSSALALPLTWIEQQLSETGLTIKQLVHSEIQQQAADQVSISNSIGSLRFLSAMDWHEFVESMSIVDHTLREDPGGFYSEMDFKTRDRYRHVIEKVAKNSRLNITETEVAREAIQLAREGAENNGITDRTAHVGFYLIEKGFSRLERKAKIRLSPRSTIKKTGARFPLFIFLVTIMALTAIFTIGLFAKAHTGGMNGWMLILFTILTVLCTVHPAVALTNWLATLLVNPDLLPRMDFSEGIPSELRTLVVVPTMITSPENIADLVEALEVRFLANSDENVYFGLLTDLKDADKETLPEDELLTGLAREKIEHLNKKYHGSKGDSFFLFHRPRLWNSKERLWMGYERKRGKLADLNSLLRGGSEGHFSLIVGKIEILSSIKYVITLDTDTQLPRDSARQFVGAMAHPLNRARYDNKKKYIVEGYGIIQPRVAVILPAVNRSRYARLNGSESGIDPYTRVVSDVYQDLFHEGSFIGKGIYEVDSFEQALKDRLPENLILSHDLLEGCYARAGLLSDVQLYDEYPSNYHEDVVRRRRWIRGDWQIISWILPFVPGHDGHLRRNPVSLLSRWKIFDNLRRSLTPVALTLFILLGWIFQSPAWFWTLSAATMILVPSLFSTVLNLFRKPKEMLLNQHLVSTLRSAGMNFAQGLFTIVCLPYEAYYSTNAILRTGWRMLILHRRLLEWNPSGGMRSRASLMDSYLEMFIAPVIALTTMIYLAISNSSALPAALPILILWAASPAIAYWISRPISRREAHLSDEQNLFLRKLARKTWAYFEKFVGPEDNWLPPDNFQEAPSGIVAHRTSPTNIGLSLLANLTAYDFGYIPAGQLIERSGNTLDAMKKLEQHRGHFYNWYDTLTLDPLPPLYISTVDSGNLAGHLLVLKPGLIALPDHYIVNPGLFNGIADTLRICIDAAETVIPPPLTQFMIEIESVINTSPTTLTSARQCLERLIEYAEKTVSASDTRLGSESLWWAQDLIGQCRAALEELIYLAPWTSLYPTKDKLPIDQRIDRIPTLRELAQMEIDILPSIPYPSVEPEEFNVSDELRRLILQSISRATLRIADIERLADQAEHFALMEYDFLYDKKQHLLTIGYNVDQHRADSGYYDLLASEARLCSFIAIAQRQLPQESWFALGRLLTSDGSEPVLLSWSGSMFEYLMPLLVMPTYENTLLDQTYKAVIKRQIGYGKLRNVPWGISESGYNALGIRLDYQYRAFGVPGLGLKRGLADDLVIAPYASMLALMVAPEEAVKNLEQLSALKFEGRYGLYEAIDYTPSRLPLGQQHAVVKSYMSHHSGMSLLSLSYLLLNRPMQKRFEANPLCKAAMLLLQEKIPDATSLYLNAAGASETQIGTAPPDIPMRIFSNPDSKAPEVQLLSNGRYHVMVTTAGGGYSRWKDIAVTRWREDTTCDNHGAFCYIRDMESREYWSTAYQPTLKAPKNYEVIFSEGRAEFRRRDFDIDTYTSIVVSPEDDIELRRVRLTNFSKKTRTMEITSYAETVLAPFYAEALHPAFSNLFVQTEIVSSKHVILSNRRPRSIDEKTPWMFHVMTLQEGNMIRVSHETNRMQFIGRGNSLVNPRAICDPDPLKENEGSVLDPISAIRYVITLEPEESAVIDMVSGIGETREEALRLAEKYRDRSLSDRVFDLAWTHSQVVLRQLNITEAEAQLYGHLAGFIIHAHLYLRADRNIIKSNLRGQSGLWGYSISGDLPIVLLQIENAVNIDLVRQLVSAHAYWRLKGLAVDLVIWNDDHAGYRQILHEQILGLIAAGIESNPADRSGEIFVRNTDQISGEDQVLMQTVARAIITDRLGLLAEQITRKNMARMPVPQLVPVRTIRAEEPAAVVEPRTDLIHFNGYGGFTPDGREYITTTGQGQNTPAPWVNILANKNFGTVISESGMGYTWSENAHEFRLTPWDNDPVCDTGGEAFYIRDEERGHFWSPMPLPKRGSSPYVTRHGFGYSVFEHTERGISTEVWVYVALDASIKFTVVKIHNLSKRPRRLSLTGYTEWVLGDLRCKSSMHVVTRQDPLTGAIFAHNQFNKEFEGRTAFFDVDNDIRTITCDRTEFIGRNGTLREPAAMTKIKLSNRTGAALDPCAAIRVPFDLDGGEECEIIFRLGSGMDSNDANSLLRRFRGASAARGSLEAVWDYWKHTLGAVQVETPDQSLNVLANGWLIYQVLACRMWARSGYYQSGGAYGFRDQLQDAMAIIHTEPGLLREHLLLCAAHQFEEGDVQHWWHPPLDRGVRTHCSDDFLWLPLATARYILCTGDTGVLDEPVSFIKGRPVSEDEDSYYDLPIRSDETATLYDHCIRALKRAQRYGVHGLPLIGSGDWNDGMEFIGKHGKGESVWLAFFFYNTLMQFSKIAEIHNDRPFAEHCQTEAAKLRENIEANAWDGEWYRRAYFDDGTPLGSAKNAECQIDSIAQSWSILSGAGYPGRSRMAMKSLDRRLVRRSSSLVQLLDPPFDKSDLNPGYIKGYVPGVRENGGQYTHAAVWAAMAFAASGEGEKAWELMGMINPVNHGSTFNDIATYRVEPYVMAADVYGQAPHTGRGGWTWYTGSAGWMYRLIIESLLGLRLDKQTLHIEPCLHPDWKNIKVHYRYRETVYHISIIKIIEESREPGLTIDGKSWQGSAIPLVDDHKEHSVEVRIINT; translated from the coding sequence ATGAACAGCCGCAAAAACCGCAACCTCACAAATCGCATAAAAACTCTTCTCTTCAATGAAGAATTTCCTCAAAAATATGCTGGAGGCCCTCCCCCTCTGCGTTCAACGCTTTTCAGTGCCGAACAGATGGATAAGCACGGAAAAATCATTGCAGGCATACATATCCTCCGCCCCGAAACCGCCAGAAACCAGGATCTTCTGTCGCGCCTGACCGAAAACGAATCCATTCTGCTTGAGGTTCAAACCCTGCTCAGCGAAGCAGTCAGGGAAAACCGCAGAATTACACCAGCTGGTGAATGGCTGCTTGATAACTTCTACCTTATTGAAGAGCATATCCAGACAGGCAGAAAACATCTCCCTAAAGGTTACAGCCGTGAATTGCCCTGCCTTCAGAATGGTCAATCCGCAGGCCTCCCGCGAGTATATGACATCGCCATGGAGTTGATATCCCATGGAGATGGCCGGGTAGACCCTAATAACCTCACAAGATTCATCGCATCTTATCAAAGTATATCCGCCCTGAAATTAGGAGAACTCTGGGCGATTCCGATTATGCTGCGTCTCACCTTGATTGAAAATCTCCGGCGCGTTGCGGCATGCATAGCAGCGAACATGACCGAGCAGGACCTCGCCGGATACTGGGCAGACAGGATGCTCGACATTATCGAAAAAGATGCAAAAAGCCTGATCCTGATTGTCGCCGAGATGGCGCACTCAAATCCGAATATGACGAGCGCGTTTGTCGCTGAACTGTCGCGCCGCCTTCAGGGACAGAGCTCAGCTCTTGCATTGCCTCTGACCTGGATAGAACAGCAGCTCTCGGAAACAGGCCTGACAATCAAGCAGTTGGTGCATTCTGAAATTCAACAGCAGGCAGCGGACCAGGTCTCGATTAGCAACAGTATCGGAAGTCTCCGTTTCCTGAGCGCGATGGACTGGCATGAATTTGTCGAATCCATGAGCATAGTCGATCATACGCTGCGCGAAGATCCTGGTGGATTCTACAGCGAGATGGACTTTAAAACGCGCGATCGATATCGCCATGTGATTGAAAAAGTGGCAAAGAACAGCCGTCTAAATATAACCGAAACTGAGGTGGCACGAGAGGCCATACAGCTTGCCCGGGAAGGTGCTGAGAATAATGGAATAACTGACAGGACGGCTCATGTCGGATTTTACCTTATTGAAAAAGGGTTTTCAAGGCTCGAACGCAAAGCAAAGATCCGCTTGTCACCTAGATCGACCATTAAAAAAACAGGTGCCCGGTTCCCTTTGTTTATTTTTCTCGTTACGATCATGGCACTTACGGCAATCTTTACTATCGGGCTGTTTGCCAAGGCCCATACCGGTGGAATGAATGGGTGGATGCTTATATTGTTCACAATTCTCACCGTCCTTTGCACCGTTCATCCCGCTGTAGCCCTGACAAACTGGCTGGCAACCCTTCTTGTCAACCCCGACCTGCTTCCCCGGATGGATTTCTCCGAAGGTATCCCCTCCGAATTGCGCACTCTGGTTGTTGTGCCTACCATGATCACAAGCCCTGAAAACATAGCCGATCTTGTCGAGGCTCTCGAAGTACGCTTCCTTGCGAACAGTGATGAAAATGTATATTTTGGTCTGCTTACTGACTTGAAAGATGCTGACAAAGAGACACTGCCCGAGGATGAATTACTGACAGGGCTGGCCCGGGAGAAAATAGAGCACCTGAATAAAAAGTATCACGGATCAAAAGGAGATTCATTCTTCCTCTTTCATCGTCCTCGCCTCTGGAACAGCAAAGAGCGGTTGTGGATGGGATACGAACGCAAGCGCGGAAAGCTTGCAGATCTTAATTCACTTCTGCGTGGCGGGTCCGAGGGCCACTTCTCACTTATTGTCGGGAAAATTGAAATTTTATCGAGCATCAAATATGTGATTACACTTGATACGGATACGCAGCTCCCCCGTGATTCGGCGCGCCAGTTCGTGGGCGCAATGGCCCATCCTCTCAACCGAGCTCGCTATGATAATAAAAAGAAATATATTGTTGAGGGATATGGAATTATACAGCCGCGCGTTGCCGTTATTCTGCCTGCTGTGAACCGTTCGCGTTATGCGCGGCTGAACGGGAGTGAATCCGGGATTGACCCATATACCCGCGTTGTATCCGATGTTTACCAGGACCTGTTTCATGAAGGCTCATTCATCGGCAAGGGCATCTATGAGGTTGATTCATTTGAACAGGCGCTGAAGGATCGTTTACCTGAAAACCTTATCCTCAGCCACGATCTGCTCGAAGGCTGTTATGCGCGCGCAGGTTTATTGAGTGATGTACAGCTTTACGACGAATATCCATCAAATTATCACGAAGATGTCGTCAGGCGGCGGCGATGGATACGCGGGGATTGGCAGATCATATCGTGGATCCTCCCCTTCGTTCCGGGACATGACGGTCACCTGCGCCGCAATCCGGTTTCTCTCCTCTCCCGGTGGAAAATTTTTGACAACCTGCGCCGCAGTTTAACACCTGTGGCACTTACGCTCTTTATTTTGCTTGGCTGGATATTTCAATCTCCGGCCTGGTTCTGGACTCTTTCAGCGGCAACCATGATTCTGGTTCCCTCTCTGTTCAGCACAGTTCTCAATCTGTTTAGAAAACCCAAGGAGATGCTTTTAAACCAGCATCTCGTCTCCACCTTGCGATCCGCAGGCATGAATTTTGCACAGGGTTTATTTACCATCGTGTGTCTTCCCTATGAAGCATATTACAGCACAAATGCGATTTTGCGTACTGGATGGCGGATGCTCATCTTGCACAGACGGCTTCTCGAATGGAATCCGTCAGGCGGTATGAGAAGCAGAGCCAGTCTCATGGATTCGTACCTCGAAATGTTTATCGCACCGGTTATCGCATTAACAACCATGATCTATCTGGCAATATCAAATTCTTCAGCGCTTCCGGCTGCATTACCGATATTGATTCTCTGGGCAGCCTCTCCGGCAATCGCCTATTGGATCAGCAGGCCGATATCCCGCCGTGAAGCACATCTATCGGATGAACAAAATTTATTTTTACGCAAGCTTGCCCGAAAAACCTGGGCCTATTTCGAAAAGTTCGTAGGTCCTGAAGACAACTGGCTCCCCCCTGATAATTTTCAGGAAGCCCCGTCGGGGATAGTTGCCCACCGGACTTCTCCAACCAACATCGGGCTTTCACTCCTCGCGAATCTTACTGCGTATGACTTCGGCTATATCCCGGCAGGACAGTTGATCGAGCGCTCCGGCAATACACTTGACGCGATGAAAAAACTCGAACAACACCGCGGTCACTTCTATAACTGGTACGATACACTGACCCTGGATCCCCTGCCTCCCCTGTATATATCTACAGTTGACAGCGGAAACCTGGCAGGACATCTCCTGGTGCTCAAACCGGGCTTGATCGCACTTCCTGATCATTATATAGTCAATCCCGGACTATTTAACGGAATTGCCGATACACTCAGAATTTGCATAGATGCCGCCGAAACCGTCATTCCTCCGCCTCTCACTCAGTTCATGATAGAAATCGAATCCGTGATAAATACCAGCCCAACTACGCTCACCTCCGCCCGGCAATGTCTTGAACGTCTTATAGAATACGCAGAAAAAACCGTGTCCGCTTCGGATACCCGATTGGGAAGTGAATCGCTATGGTGGGCACAAGATTTGATCGGCCAATGCCGGGCAGCCCTTGAAGAATTAATCTACCTTGCCCCGTGGACATCACTCTACCCCACCAAAGACAAATTGCCGATAGATCAGAGAATAGACAGGATTCCGACATTGCGCGAACTAGCGCAAATGGAAATTGATATTTTACCGTCAATTCCATACCCCTCAGTTGAACCCGAAGAGTTCAATGTATCCGATGAACTTCGCAGGCTCATTCTACAGTCAATCAGCCGCGCCACGCTCAGAATTGCCGACATCGAGCGCCTTGCAGATCAAGCTGAACACTTCGCTCTCATGGAATACGACTTTCTTTACGATAAAAAACAACATCTTCTGACTATCGGCTATAACGTGGACCAGCATCGCGCTGACTCGGGCTATTACGATCTTCTTGCTTCTGAAGCACGCCTGTGCAGTTTTATTGCAATTGCCCAAAGGCAGCTGCCCCAGGAAAGCTGGTTTGCACTTGGACGCCTGCTCACTTCCGACGGAAGCGAACCTGTTCTGCTTTCATGGAGCGGATCTATGTTCGAGTACCTGATGCCGCTCCTCGTAATGCCGACATATGAAAATACCCTGCTGGATCAAACTTACAAAGCAGTTATTAAACGCCAGATCGGATATGGGAAGCTGCGCAACGTACCGTGGGGTATTTCTGAATCAGGTTATAACGCACTGGGAATCCGACTCGACTATCAGTACCGCGCGTTCGGCGTGCCGGGACTTGGACTCAAACGTGGACTTGCCGATGACCTTGTAATTGCACCTTATGCCTCGATGCTTGCCCTTATGGTTGCCCCGGAAGAGGCGGTTAAAAACCTTGAGCAGCTCTCCGCTCTTAAATTTGAGGGAAGATACGGCCTCTATGAAGCTATTGACTATACTCCATCACGACTCCCTCTTGGGCAACAACACGCGGTCGTTAAATCTTATATGTCTCATCATTCCGGTATGAGTTTGCTCTCACTTTCCTATCTGCTTCTGAACCGACCGATGCAGAAACGTTTTGAAGCCAATCCGCTTTGCAAGGCTGCCATGCTTCTGCTTCAGGAGAAAATACCTGATGCTACATCGCTTTATTTAAATGCAGCCGGGGCATCTGAAACTCAAATTGGCACCGCCCCGCCGGATATACCGATGCGCATCTTCTCAAACCCTGATAGTAAGGCCCCGGAAGTGCAGCTTCTGTCGAACGGCAGATACCACGTAATGGTTACAACCGCAGGAGGCGGTTATAGCCGGTGGAAGGATATCGCGGTTACCCGCTGGCGCGAAGACACTACCTGTGATAACCATGGAGCATTCTGCTACATCCGCGACATGGAAAGCCGGGAATATTGGTCTACCGCATATCAACCGACACTCAAAGCACCAAAGAATTATGAGGTAATTTTTTCAGAAGGCCGCGCAGAATTCAGACGCCGAGATTTTGATATTGATACGTATACCTCGATCGTTGTATCACCCGAAGATGATATCGAACTTCGCAGAGTCCGCCTTACTAACTTTTCAAAAAAAACCAGAACGATGGAAATAACAAGCTACGCGGAAACCGTACTCGCACCTTTTTATGCAGAAGCGCTGCATCCCGCCTTCAGTAATCTTTTTGTGCAGACCGAGATTGTTTCCTCAAAGCATGTTATTCTCAGCAACCGCCGCCCGCGCTCCATAGATGAAAAAACACCATGGATGTTTCATGTAATGACCTTACAGGAAGGCAACATGATCAGAGTCTCACATGAAACAAACCGGATGCAGTTTATCGGTCGCGGTAATTCCCTCGTCAACCCCCGGGCAATTTGTGATCCCGATCCCCTAAAAGAGAACGAAGGTTCTGTACTAGACCCGATTTCCGCAATCAGATATGTCATTACTCTTGAACCGGAGGAATCAGCTGTTATCGACATGGTTTCCGGAATAGGAGAAACACGTGAAGAAGCCCTGCGCCTTGCAGAAAAATACCGAGACCGGAGTCTTTCTGACCGTGTATTCGATCTTGCATGGACACACAGCCAGGTGGTACTGCGGCAGCTAAATATCACTGAAGCAGAAGCGCAATTATACGGACACCTTGCGGGTTTTATTATCCATGCACATTTATACCTGCGCGCAGATCGGAACATCATAAAAAGCAACCTTCGCGGACAGTCCGGCCTCTGGGGTTACTCCATATCCGGTGACCTGCCAATAGTACTTCTTCAGATTGAAAACGCGGTTAATATTGATCTGGTCCGCCAGCTCGTTAGCGCTCACGCATACTGGCGCCTGAAAGGGCTTGCGGTAGACCTCGTTATATGGAATGACGACCATGCCGGCTACCGGCAGATTCTTCATGAACAGATACTCGGCCTTATCGCAGCAGGCATTGAGAGCAATCCTGCCGACAGGTCAGGCGAAATATTTGTGAGAAATACCGACCAGATATCGGGCGAAGACCAGGTTCTAATGCAAACCGTTGCCCGTGCCATCATCACCGACAGGCTGGGACTGCTGGCAGAGCAGATCACAAGGAAAAACATGGCGCGAATGCCCGTTCCTCAACTTGTGCCTGTAAGAACCATACGCGCTGAAGAGCCTGCAGCAGTCGTAGAGCCGCGAACCGACCTGATCCATTTTAATGGATACGGGGGATTCACCCCGGACGGTCGCGAATACATCACTACGACCGGACAGGGACAAAATACACCCGCGCCATGGGTGAATATACTGGCTAACAAAAACTTCGGAACTGTAATTTCTGAAAGCGGTATGGGCTATACCTGGTCTGAAAACGCCCATGAGTTTCGCCTCACCCCGTGGGACAACGATCCCGTCTGCGACACGGGAGGTGAAGCTTTTTACATACGAGATGAAGAGCGCGGCCACTTCTGGTCCCCCATGCCGCTTCCGAAGCGAGGATCATCCCCGTATGTGACCCGACACGGATTCGGCTACAGCGTATTCGAACACACCGAGCGCGGCATCAGTACAGAGGTGTGGGTATATGTGGCTCTTGACGCAAGCATCAAATTTACCGTGGTGAAGATACATAATCTTTCAAAACGCCCGCGCCGCCTCTCTCTGACCGGATACACTGAATGGGTACTGGGCGACCTGCGCTGTAAATCCTCGATGCATGTGGTCACCCGGCAGGACCCCCTGACCGGTGCAATTTTCGCACACAATCAATTCAACAAGGAGTTTGAAGGCCGGACCGCATTCTTCGATGTGGACAATGATATCCGCACTATAACCTGCGACCGGACTGAATTCATTGGCCGCAACGGAACACTCAGGGAACCGGCAGCTATGACAAAAATAAAGCTTTCCAACCGTACCGGTGCAGCCCTTGATCCCTGTGCAGCCATCCGGGTTCCCTTTGATCTCGATGGAGGAGAGGAATGCGAAATAATCTTCAGACTCGGATCAGGCATGGACTCCAATGATGCCAATTCACTGCTACGACGATTCCGTGGTGCCTCCGCAGCACGCGGCTCCCTCGAAGCGGTATGGGACTATTGGAAACACACCCTGGGTGCGGTACAAGTTGAGACCCCCGATCAATCATTGAACGTACTGGCTAACGGCTGGCTTATATACCAGGTTCTTGCATGCCGCATGTGGGCACGAAGCGGATATTACCAATCAGGTGGCGCGTACGGTTTCCGCGATCAGCTCCAGGACGCCATGGCCATCATACATACCGAGCCGGGTCTCCTTCGCGAACACCTGCTCCTCTGTGCCGCGCATCAATTCGAAGAGGGAGACGTTCAGCACTGGTGGCATCCTCCGCTTGACCGGGGCGTACGCACACACTGCTCAGACGATTTCCTCTGGCTGCCTCTGGCTACTGCACGATATATCCTCTGTACCGGAGACACAGGCGTACTGGATGAACCTGTCTCTTTCATTAAAGGCCGCCCGGTAAGCGAAGACGAAGACTCATACTATGATCTTCCTATACGTTCGGATGAAACTGCTACGCTATATGATCATTGCATACGCGCCCTCAAGAGGGCACAGCGCTACGGTGTGCATGGCCTGCCGCTCATCGGCTCAGGAGACTGGAACGACGGCATGGAATTTATCGGTAAACACGGAAAAGGTGAAAGTGTGTGGCTTGCATTTTTCTTCTATAATACGCTCATGCAGTTTTCAAAGATTGCAGAGATTCATAACGACCGTCCTTTTGCCGAGCATTGTCAGACGGAAGCCGCAAAACTGCGCGAGAATATTGAAGCTAATGCATGGGACGGAGAGTGGTACCGCCGGGCTTATTTCGATGACGGCACCCCCCTCGGATCAGCAAAAAATGCCGAATGCCAGATCGATTCTATCGCTCAAAGCTGGTCAATTTTATCAGGCGCAGGGTATCCGGGCCGCTCGCGTATGGCAATGAAATCACTTGATCGGCGCCTGGTCCGCCGCAGCAGCTCACTCGTACAGCTTCTAGACCCGCCATTCGATAAATCGGATTTAAACCCCGGATACATCAAGGGATACGTTCCGGGCGTAAGAGAAAATGGCGGCCAGTACACACATGCAGCGGTCTGGGCTGCGATGGCTTTCGCGGCATCAGGTGAAGGTGAAAAAGCATGGGAGCTCATGGGCATGATAAACCCGGTCAACCACGGGAGCACATTTAACGATATTGCTACTTACAGGGTTGAACCTTATGTAATGGCTGCTGATGTATATGGCCAGGCCCCTCATACAGGCCGCGGTGGCTGGACCTGGTACACTGGCTCAGCCGGATGGATGTACCGTCTTATTATTGAATCACTCCTGGGTCTTCGTCTTGACAAACAGACTCTGCATATAGAACCGTGTCTGCACCCCGATTGGAAAAACATCAAGGTGCACTACAGATACCGGGAAACGGTTTATCATATTTCCATAATTAAGATAATCGAAGAGAGCCGTGAACCAGGGTTAACCATAGATGGAAAATCATGGCAGGGTTCGGCAATACCGCTTGTCGACGACCACAAAGAACATTCGGTTGAGGTGAGGATAATAAATACATAA
- a CDS encoding alpha/beta hydrolase translates to MQKNIEVYAGVKALEIIHDEGLRPERVKIMAGAAGGPKWLVLGSLDRVIFGSFFSGRTSPLFLLGSSIGAWRFAALARTDGMRALDLLEEAYLRQSYGPRPSPGEVTAEGWRVLDRYLGGRAEMEILNHPFLRLNIMADRSRLLTSSDSKALLLPALGLAALCNAASRSSMGYFFERTLFFDSRDMPPFIDMDGFTLHRIPLNGENLRDAVMASGSIPLAMSGVRDIAGAPGGIYRDGGMLDYHLDISYGIAESLVLYPHFHHRIVPGWFDKTLPWRRASEANTANVVMVCPSREFIANLPYGKIPDRKDFKLFRGRDGERVRYWEKVVEMGRVLGEEFMEAVESGSIKEGVRALK, encoded by the coding sequence ATGCAGAAGAATATTGAAGTTTATGCCGGGGTAAAGGCCCTGGAAATCATACATGATGAAGGCCTGAGGCCGGAACGGGTGAAAATTATGGCTGGTGCGGCAGGCGGACCCAAATGGCTTGTCCTGGGATCACTGGATCGCGTCATTTTCGGATCATTTTTCAGCGGGAGGACGTCGCCCCTTTTTCTGCTGGGTTCTTCTATCGGGGCATGGCGCTTTGCTGCCCTGGCCCGGACCGACGGCATGAGGGCTCTGGATCTTCTCGAGGAGGCCTATCTCCGGCAGAGCTACGGTCCCAGACCCTCGCCGGGAGAGGTGACTGCCGAGGGATGGCGGGTGCTGGACCGGTACCTGGGTGGCAGGGCTGAGATGGAAATACTGAATCATCCCTTTTTACGGCTCAATATAATGGCCGACCGTTCACGGCTGCTCACCTCCAGTGACAGCAAGGCGCTGCTTTTACCTGCCCTGGGCCTCGCGGCCCTGTGCAATGCCGCCAGTCGCAGCAGTATGGGATATTTTTTCGAGCGGACCCTGTTTTTCGACTCCCGCGACATGCCGCCCTTCATAGACATGGATGGTTTCACCCTGCATCGCATTCCTCTCAATGGGGAAAACCTTCGCGATGCCGTTATGGCTTCGGGGTCCATTCCCCTGGCGATGTCGGGAGTGAGGGATATTGCCGGGGCACCCGGGGGAATATATCGTGACGGCGGCATGCTGGATTACCACCTGGACATATCCTACGGCATTGCCGAATCACTGGTGTTATACCCTCATTTTCATCATCGTATTGTTCCGGGATGGTTTGACAAGACGCTTCCCTGGCGAAGAGCGTCGGAGGCGAACACGGCCAATGTGGTTATGGTCTGTCCCTCCAGGGAATTCATTGCGAATTTGCCCTACGGGAAAATCCCCGACAGAAAAGATTTTAAACTCTTCAGGGGCAGGGACGGGGAACGGGTCCGGTACTGGGAAAAGGTAGTTGAGATGGGACGTGTTCTGGGAGAGGAGTTCATGGAGGCTGTGGAATCAGGAAGTATTAAGGAGGGGGTCAGAGCCCTGAAGTGA